TACTCGTCCAGTACCGAGGTAATGCCATAAATGGCACCTGCAGATACGCTGCTTAACATCTGCACAGTTTTTTTTTGCTCATTCACTTTTCAGGCGATTCAGTGCGCCGGCAACGTCATCAGGTGTAAGGATATCTTGCGGCGCTGACGCTGCATCATATTCCTCATTGATCAACATGGAGGCAGTCCACTGATTGCCTGCAACCGCATGCCATTGTTCCCACGTCAACAACTGCTCAGATGTAGCTACTTTAGGGTGCAGTATGTCTTTGCTGATTTCCTGGAAGTGCTCATAGTGATCAAATGCCGCGCTGTGGAAACGTGCTGCAGCATCTCTCGATGCCGCTAACTCGCCGTCACCGTCATACGCAGGATAATCAAGCTTCAAGGCTTCGTCGGACTCACGATAGTCAGGCTGTACGGCACGCAATAATTGAGTGCGACGGTAGTGCTTGATCCCTGCGGAATTACCTTCGCCCTGATCGGTAATGGCGCACATCATATCGATGGCCTTGTTTTGTGAACCTGCCATGCCGCCATCAAGATCTTCAGGGCCGAACAAGGTGTCAAATTGCGGGTATTCTTTTTGCGGATGACAGTCGTTCGGCTGTTTGGGTGTGCTGTGGACATTGAACATGTCTTTTTGCACTGCGTTGTTATCAAAGAGTTTTTCCCATAGTGTCTGACCATCTGTATATTCCATGCTGATGTATCTGGCATAGCATTCATACATATAGCCAATGGTGCCGAACAGCGGCAGGTCAGCAAATCCCTTGTCAGAGTTCCAGTCGGCCAGTGGTACATCAGGGAAGTACTTATCGGCATTGTGGCGCAATTCTTCGCGCGCCTGCTTCTCTGGCTGCTCGATTGCCAAAAACAGTTCTATCTGATTTTTGTTCAGGGACTCCAGATTGACCCTGACATCCTTATAGCTGTTGGTGTCCCTCAGATCAACAATGCAAGGTATGGTGTGCTTGTCTGGCCCGTAACAAATTCAGCCACGCTCATTGGCTGTGCTGGCGTCTGCCGTGGTCGCCATTCCTGGCCATTGGCGGCCTTTATAATAATTGTTACCCTTGGAATTAATTTGATGCGTGCCGTAGATCGAATACATGGAATTTATGTACAGCGGTATCGTAAGCAATTCCACGCTGACAGTCGCCTGAGCAATGGCCCTTACGGCGGCGGCATCGGTGTTGAATTCTGACAGGGGACGATTCTTGATGGCGTGCTGCGGTGTTTCAGGTATGGCCGCGAACATGAGACGACTGCTGCGCTGGGGGAAGTGCAGACGAAAAGCGGCGGTAAAAAATGAACAAAACGTGATGACTTTAACATAAAAGAATATGGGCTTGAAAGAATTTGAGCGCGCCTGATTCTTTTAAGACTGTTTTTTTTTTTTGCGGCATCTTCACAATTTTTGGAGCAATTGGTATGAAAGAAATTATCAGTCAATGTCAGCATAGCTTATCGTCGCTTGCCGATCCGGTAAGGGCACAAGCCATGCGTGCCTATATGAAAAACCGTTGTGAATTTCTGGGTATTCCCGCACCTGAAAGGCGCAAGGCGTGTATTGATATTATCCAGCAATTGAAAACGGCTGATGCGGATGAACTTTTACAGATCGCAAATGGCTTGTGGTCCTGTGAACAGCGCGAATATCAGTATCTGGCAGTGGATATCCTGGCCAAGCATTACCGGCGTTTACGTTTGGAAGATGTGCCAGCCTTGCTCACTTTGGTGCAGCAAAAATCCTGGTGGGATACTGTCGATGGTCTGGCTGGTGTTGTCGGCGACGTATTGCAGCAAAATTTGACGGCGAGCCGGGATATACAAGCTGGCATGGATAAAGCTCTTGGACATCCCGATTTTTGGGTAAGGCGCATCGCCTTATTACATCAGTTAGGTTGGCGCGAACAGACCGATGTGAACAGATTATTTAGCTATGCTCTGGCGCTGGCAGACGAAAAAGAGTTTTTCATCCGTAAAGCGATAGGCTGGGCCTTGCGTGACTATGCCTGGCATGATCCAGTTGTCGTAAGAAACTTTTTGCAAGAAAATCAGAGTCGGTTTTCTGGCCTGAGCTACCGTGAGGCCGCTAAAAACTTGGAGAAACTGGGTAAATAGTTACAAAAAAACTTTACAGTTCATTCTGCAGCAGCACATTAAGCCACCATGCAGCACGGCATTTGCAATATGATATCGCTTGTTTGTTAATTGCCAGTCTGCATTTCTCCTGATGAAACCTCAAAAACTTATCTTGTCTGCCGTTGCAGTAGTCGGCGTAGCTGTAGCTTCTTATTTTGTCGTTCAAAAAACTAGCCAGTCTCCAGAGAGCAAAGCAGTAAGCTCTCAGCTTGAGCAAAAAGACACATTTGATCCTGCCAAATTGCCAGAAGATTTGAATGGTTTATTGGTCGCGTATCGCAAGATTATCATCTTGTTGGCTGACGAGAAAAAGCTTACTACCAAAGAGCGCAATGAGGCAAACCGGGTAGGGCAGGCATTGTTCCATGAAAATCTGGTCAGGCTTAATGATCTGGATACTTTTTTCGGCAAGCTGAAGTCACTCAGCAATGCCAAACGCGAAGCCAGTTTTGACACTATCCTGACCTATATAGAATCTGGCGAAGATTTATACGATGCAGATCGTCTCGCATTCCGCGAAGTTTTGCTTAAAATGCAAACATTGATAGCTACAGAGCAGACCCTGCCAGCTATCAAGCTGCACAAGCGTGTTACCGATGACTTGAATGCACTCAGTGATATTGAAAAAGAATACGACAAAGAACTCAAAGAAATTTTCTCACGATTTGAATCCCGCTCCATAGAACTTAAGCGTGAACGCTGGGATGACTACATCGTCAAATTGCGCAAGTTGTATAACCGCGAACAAATCCTCAAGGATTACGGCTTCATCCTGCCTTACCCGGAAAAACCGGAAGCAGCCGACGAAAAAGACAAAGAAATTTTCGGTCAAGGCTTGCCACAAAAAACCGTGGTGTTGACTTTCGATGATGGCCCACATGCAACCTATACCGATGAAATTGCAGCGATACTCAAGCAATACAATGTGCCAGGCGTGTTTTTCCAGGTTGGCAAGAACGTCGGCAGTGTTGATGCACAGGGCAAAGAATCGCTGAATAAAAATGCGGCGACCAGCAAGAAACTGTTGAGCGCAGGCCATGTGCTGGCCAATCACAGTTTCAGCCACGCTTTGCTGTCCAAGCAAAGCGGCGATAATCTGAACGCAGAAATTGAGCAGACAGATAAACTGCTGAAGGCCATAGACCCGGCACGATCAGCTCTGTTCCGTTTCCCTTACGGTGCAAAGAATAAAGAAGGTATGCAAATCCTGCACAAGCTGGGCTTGCGCTCGGTCATGTGGAATATTGATTCCCTGGATTGGGCTGACCCTGTGCCTAATTCGATTGCAGGCCGTGTACTTGGCACTTTGGAAAAAGAGCAGCGCGGCATCATTCTTTTCCATGATATCCATGAACGCACGGTAAAGGCCTTGCCGCTGGTACTCGATAAACTGATTGCCGATGGTTATAGCTTTGCCTCTTGGGATGGCGTGGACTTCAAGATTGCCAAAGGTGGCAAGCCAACCCCAGAAAAAGTCAGTATCAGTACCGACTATCAAAATAGCTGGGCTATCGTCATTGGCATCAATGACTATGCAAAATGGCCCAAGCTGCAATATGCAGTGCAGGATGCCAATGCTATCCGCGATACACTGATTAATCGCATGGGCTTTGCCGGTGACAAAGTACTGACACTGACCAATGCAGATGCGACCCGCAATAATATCCTCGCCTTGTTCCATGAAAAACTGGGACATGGGCAATTGAAAAAAGATGACAGGGTCTTCGTCTTCTTTGCAGGCCATGGTGCAACCAGAAAGCTGAGTTCTGGACGTAACCTGGGTTATATCATTCCCGTTGATTCTGACCCTGAACAATTGTCTGTCGATGCCATCCCCATGACGGATTTGCAGAATATCGCAGAGAGTCTCAATGCTAAACATATTCTGTTTGTCATGGATGCCTGTTACAGCGGGCTGGGGCTGACGCGCGGTGGCGGAACTAGCGCATTCCTGCGTGAAAATAGCAAGCGACTGGGCCGTCAAATGCTGACGGCGGGTGGTGCCGATCAACTGGTTGCCGATGGCGGACCGAATGGTCACTCCGTCTTCACCTGGACTTTGCTGCAAGCCCTGAGTGGCAAGGCAGACATGAATGGCGATGGCATGATTACAGCGACAGAGTTGGCAGCCTATATTGCACCCGCTGTGTCCAGCGTGTCGCAGCAAACACCTGCATTTGGCAGCTTGCCAGGTTCTGAAGGTGGTGAATTTGTTTTTGAAACAAGAGGAGAGGGAGAGTTCCTGAATGCAAAAACCAATCAGTTATCTGCTGATGCCATTGCTCTCAATAACAAACTGGATGGCGCAGCCAAAGCAGGTGCAGATGCGCCGATAGTCATCAAAAACCTGACAGGTGGCGAACAGAAAATCGCTGCACCCAAAATGGTGGATGGCTCATCACGTCAACTCGCACAAAGAGCCAATGACCATGGGCTGCAATTATATAAAGAGAAGCAATATGCACAGGCAGAAGCTGCATTCACTGAAGCTTTGAAATACAGGCCTGACTTTGGGTTGGCGGCAAACAATCTGGGCTTTGTTTATTTTAAACAGCAAAAATATGCAGAGGCAGCGCGCTGGTTTGAAAATACTTTGCAGATTGATCCTTCCCGCTCAATTGCTTACTTGAACCTGGGTGATGCCCGGGCGTTATTGAATGAAAATGAGAAAGCCAAAAAAGCTTACATGAGCTTTCTGGAATTATCGCCAAATAGTTCGAATGCCAATTATGTCAAAGAAGCGCTAAAAAAATTGAACTAAGCTTTTATTCATTAGCAGCAATAAAATTTTGAGTAAAGAATAAATATGAATGGTGTAAGTTTGAAGGCTATGCGCAGTTTGCTGCATTTCAGCCAGCATGAAGCGGCAGAACTGATTGGCGGTGTCTCAGTACGCACCTGGAGTAACTGGGAAGCAGGAGCGCAAAAGATACCGCAAGATGTGATATCCATGATTAATTACCTCATGGTGTGCCGCAAGAAGGCAATTACAGATACGCAGACAGCGATAAAAACCTACTACCTGCAAATGCCGCCCGGGGTCAGCAAAAAACCAGTAGCACTAGTCTGGTACGACAGCTTTGAAGACTGGTGCACCTTGCCGTATCGTGAATCAATCATGTGGAGGCCACAGCAGTCTGTGGTTGCGCATCTGATCTCGGTAGAAAACTGCAACGTCGTACAGTTTGATGCAGGTGCTTATGAATCTTGGTTGGGCCGACGTCCGGATAGTGATTCCATGCGTAATCAATGGGCAGAAGAGCAGGTGACTGCCTGATCACGCGTCACAAAGCTGCAGTGCCGCAGCTTTGTGACGTTACCTACTTCTTGTTTATCTTTGCCCTATGCGGGTGTCACCAAACAGGTTTTTCTGATCACGCGGTTGAGAGCGCCAGTACTGCTTTGGCGCATCCACTGTCGCGCCTAATTGCGCCGCTGCATGCCAGGGCCAATGTGGGTCATACAATATGCCACGAGCGATGGCGATGGCATCAGCTTTGCCGGTAGTAATAATTTCTTCTGCCTGATGGGCATCCGTGATCAAGCCCACTGCAATTACAGGTATGCTGCATTGCTGCTTGATTTCTTCAGCCAAATGCACTTGATAACCAGGTCCCAGTGGGATTTT
This is a stretch of genomic DNA from Undibacterium sp. KW1. It encodes these proteins:
- a CDS encoding DNA alkylation repair protein → MKEIISQCQHSLSSLADPVRAQAMRAYMKNRCEFLGIPAPERRKACIDIIQQLKTADADELLQIANGLWSCEQREYQYLAVDILAKHYRRLRLEDVPALLTLVQQKSWWDTVDGLAGVVGDVLQQNLTASRDIQAGMDKALGHPDFWVRRIALLHQLGWREQTDVNRLFSYALALADEKEFFIRKAIGWALRDYAWHDPVVVRNFLQENQSRFSGLSYREAAKNLEKLGK
- a CDS encoding ferritin-like domain-containing protein, which codes for MCYGPDKHTIPCIVDLRDTNSYKDVRVNLESLNKNQIELFLAIEQPEKQAREELRHNADKYFPDVPLADWNSDKGFADLPLFGTIGYMYECYARYISMEYTDGQTLWEKLFDNNAVQKDMFNVHSTPKQPNDCHPQKEYPQFDTLFGPEDLDGGMAGSQNKAIDMMCAITDQGEGNSAGIKHYRRTQLLRAVQPDYRESDEALKLDYPAYDGDGELAASRDAAARFHSAAFDHYEHFQEISKDILHPKVATSEQLLTWEQWHAVAGNQWTASMLINEEYDAASAPQDILTPDDVAGALNRLKSE
- a CDS encoding DUF1870 family protein; the protein is MNGVSLKAMRSLLHFSQHEAAELIGGVSVRTWSNWEAGAQKIPQDVISMINYLMVCRKKAITDTQTAIKTYYLQMPPGVSKKPVALVWYDSFEDWCTLPYRESIMWRPQQSVVAHLISVENCNVVQFDAGAYESWLGRRPDSDSMRNQWAEEQVTA
- a CDS encoding polysaccharide deacetylase family protein, which codes for MKPQKLILSAVAVVGVAVASYFVVQKTSQSPESKAVSSQLEQKDTFDPAKLPEDLNGLLVAYRKIIILLADEKKLTTKERNEANRVGQALFHENLVRLNDLDTFFGKLKSLSNAKREASFDTILTYIESGEDLYDADRLAFREVLLKMQTLIATEQTLPAIKLHKRVTDDLNALSDIEKEYDKELKEIFSRFESRSIELKRERWDDYIVKLRKLYNREQILKDYGFILPYPEKPEAADEKDKEIFGQGLPQKTVVLTFDDGPHATYTDEIAAILKQYNVPGVFFQVGKNVGSVDAQGKESLNKNAATSKKLLSAGHVLANHSFSHALLSKQSGDNLNAEIEQTDKLLKAIDPARSALFRFPYGAKNKEGMQILHKLGLRSVMWNIDSLDWADPVPNSIAGRVLGTLEKEQRGIILFHDIHERTVKALPLVLDKLIADGYSFASWDGVDFKIAKGGKPTPEKVSISTDYQNSWAIVIGINDYAKWPKLQYAVQDANAIRDTLINRMGFAGDKVLTLTNADATRNNILALFHEKLGHGQLKKDDRVFVFFAGHGATRKLSSGRNLGYIIPVDSDPEQLSVDAIPMTDLQNIAESLNAKHILFVMDACYSGLGLTRGGGTSAFLRENSKRLGRQMLTAGGADQLVADGGPNGHSVFTWTLLQALSGKADMNGDGMITATELAAYIAPAVSSVSQQTPAFGSLPGSEGGEFVFETRGEGEFLNAKTNQLSADAIALNNKLDGAAKAGADAPIVIKNLTGGEQKIAAPKMVDGSSRQLAQRANDHGLQLYKEKQYAQAEAAFTEALKYRPDFGLAANNLGFVYFKQQKYAEAARWFENTLQIDPSRSIAYLNLGDARALLNENEKAKKAYMSFLELSPNSSNANYVKEALKKLN